Proteins from a genomic interval of Medicago truncatula cultivar Jemalong A17 chromosome 3, MtrunA17r5.0-ANR, whole genome shotgun sequence:
- the LOC25489441 gene encoding sugar transport protein 5, with protein sequence MAGGGFAIDAPSNGFDGKITLSVIITCIVAASSGLIFGYDIGISGGVTTMVPFLNKFFPDILRRAAGTEVNMYCVYDSQMLTLFTSSLYLAALVSALVASKVTAAIGRKNTIMLGGAIFLAGAAINGGSENTAMLILGRILLGFGVGFTSQATPLYLSEIAPPKWRGAFSTGFQFFLGIGVVAAGCINYATAKHTWGWRLSLGLAVVPAAVMTIGAFLISDTPSSLVERGKIDQARKALQKIRGSSIDVEPELEELIKWTEVSKSVQEEPFMTIFERQYRPHLIMAFAIPFFQQFTGINIVAFYSPNLFQSVGLGNNGALLSAVILGLVNLASILVSTAFVDRFGRRFLFIAGGILMLVCLIAVSALLALATGVDGAKHMSKGNATLVLVLLCFYAAGFGWSWGPLTWLIPSEIFPLKIRTTGQSIAVGVQFIILFVLSQTFLTMLCHFKFGAFLFYAFWVAVMTLFIIFFLPETKGIALESMYIIWGKHWYWRRFVKGDVDKDNLP encoded by the exons ATGGCAGGTGGAGGGTTTGCCATTGATGCACCTTCCAATGGCTTTGATGGAAAGATAACACTCTCAGTTATCATTACTTGTATCGTTGCTGCATCTAGTGGACTCATTTTTGGATATGACATTGGGATTTCag GAGGTGTTACAACAATGGTGCCATTTCTCAATAAATTCTTCCCAGATATTCTAAGAAGGGCAGCTGGTACTGAAGTAAACATGTACTGTGTGTATGACAGTCAAATGTTAACATTATTTACGTCTTCTCTATATCTTGCTGCGTTAGTGTCAGCTCTTGTCGCTAGCAAAGTCACTGCAGCTATCGGTCGGAAAAACACCATTATGTTGGGTGGTGCCATCTTTCTTGCTGGTGCTGCTATTAATGGAGGTTCTGAAAATACTGCTATGCTCATCCTTGGTCGCATTCTTCTTGGTTTTGGGGTCGGTTTCACTAGTCAA GCGACTCCACTATACCTTTCTGAAATCGCTCCACCAAAATGGCGAGGTGCTTTCAGCACAGGCTTCCAATTCTTCTTAGGAATTGGTGTGGTTGCTGCAGGTTGCATAAATTACGCGACTGCCAAGCACACATGGGGCTGGCGACTCTCTCTTGGACTAGCAGTGGTGCCTGCAGCCGTGATGACAATTGGTGCCTTCCTCATATCCGACACACCCAGCAGCTTGGTTGAACGTGGCAAGATAGACCAAGCCAGGAAAGCATTGCAGAAAATCAGAGGATCCTCCATCGATGTTGAGCCGGAGTTAGAAGAACTCATTAAGTGGACAGAAGTTTCGAAATCAGTGCAAGAAGAGCCATTTATGACCATATTCGAGAGACAATATCGACCTCACTTAATCATGGCATTTGCAATCCCATTCTTTCAACAGTTTACGGGAATCAACATTGTCGCTTTCTATTCACCAAATCTCTTTCAATCCGTGGGTTTAGGAAACAATGGTGCTTTACTTTCTGCCGTTATTCTTGGACTTGTCAACCTTGCTTCTATCCTAGTCTCAACCGCTTTTGTGGATCGGTTTGGTCGAAGATTCTTGTTCATTGCGGGTGGCATTCTAATGCTTGTCTGTCTG ATCGCGGTGTCTGCTTTGCTAGCTTTGGCGACTGGTGTTGATGGTGCAAAGCACATGTCAAAGGGAAATGCAACATTGGTATTGGTTTTACTATGTTTCTACGCCGCAGGTTTTGGTTGGTCTTGGGGTCCACTCACCTGGCTAATTCCAAGTGAAATTTTCCCCTTAAAAATCAGAACAACTGGACAAAGTATAGCAGTTGGTGTACAATTCATAATCTTGTTTGTGTTATCACAAACATTCTTGACAATGCTATGCCACTTCAAGTTTGGTGCTTTCTTGTTCTATGCATTTTGGGTTGCAGTGATGACtctatttatcattttctttttgccTGAGACCAAAGGAATTGCTTTGGAGTCAATGTATATTATATG